A genomic segment from Conger conger chromosome 2, fConCon1.1, whole genome shotgun sequence encodes:
- the LOC133121254 gene encoding ADP-ribosylation factor-like protein 13B yields the protein IDILMESCWSFLRQCGRPRRKVTLAILGLDNAGKTATIRSIQGENPEDVSPTVGFSAVDLKQGQYDVSMFDLGGGEGIRDIWKHYFAESHAVMFVVDSSDVQRMNEAKESLAKVLRHPCIAGKPVLLLANKQDREGALREVDIIDHLSLETLVNQNKCLSKIVPCSAVKTIGKKAIQSGLQWLLKTVANCYDLISERVQKDTVEQREQEEKERRERAERVRLVREERERRELEEAELEDKSAEPEQEAGINGDPFQPIGAVISVMIVKKTESKNDSAEKIEQASADPIPKKKRKLFFWRKNRVVPFTPDDGTQMQRHCV from the exons ATTGACATCCTGATGGAGAGCTGTTGGAGTTTTCTAAGACAATGTGGAAGGCCTAGAAG GAAAGTAACATTGGCCATTCTGGGACTTGATAATGCTGGGAAAACTGCGACAATAAGGAGCATTCAAGGAG AAAACCCGGAAGATGTATCCCCTACTGTGGGATTTTCTGCCGTGGACCTGAAACAGGGACAGTATGACGTGTCCATGTTTGACCTTGGCGGGGGAGAGGGTATTCGCGACATCTGGAAGCACTACTTTGCCGAGTCTCATGCTGTGATGTTTGTGGTGGACTCCAGTGATGTCCAGCGCATGAACGAAGCCAAGGAATCACTGGCCAAAGTGTTAAGACACCCTTGCATCGCTGGGAAGCCAGTTCTTCT CCTGGCAAACAAACAGGACAGAGAAGGAGCCCTACGTGAGGTGGATATCATAGATCATCTGTCCCTGGAGACGCTTGTGAACCAGAACAAATGCCTCTCTAAAATA GTGCCGTGTTCTGCTGTGAAAACCATTGGGAAAAAGGCCATTCAGAGTGGACTGCAGTGGCTTCTGAAGACTGTAGCCAATTGCTATGACTTGATCAGTGAGCGTGTGCAGAAGGATACGgtggagcagagagagcaggaagagaaggagaggagagaacggGCAGAAAGGGTGCGCCTGGTTCGAGAggagag GGAAAGGAGAGAGCTGGAGGAGGCTGAACTAGAGGATAAGTCTGCAGAACCGGAGCAGGAGGCCGGCATCAATGGCGATCCTTTCCAACCGATTGGAGCCGTCATCTCAGTG ATGATAGTGAAGAAGACAGAGAGCAAGAATGATAGTGCAGAGAAGATTGAGCAAG CTTCAGCAGACCCCATTccaaagaagaagaggaagctgTTCTTCTGGAGGAAGAATAGAGTGGTGCCCTTCACACCAGATGACGGCACTCAAATGCAGCGCCATTGCGTCTGA
- the LOC133122315 gene encoding transmembrane protein 11, mitochondrial-like: MSYASELHFRSCIVARSKRSDNESPKMAAFGRRRGVPVERERGVMGSTDCYIVHEIYNGENAQDQFEYELEQALEAQYKYIVIEPTRIGDETARWVAVGNCLHKSAVLAGATCLLTPLSLPPEYSRYVALPAGALSVACAALYGISWQFDPCCKYQVEYDSHKLSRLPLHTLTSSTPVVLVRKDDVHRKRLHNTIALAALAYCVKKVYELYIV, translated from the exons ATGTCATACGCTAGCGAACTACACTTTCGGTCGTGCATCGTCGCACGCAGTAAACGCAGCGATAATGAGTCTCCCAAGATGGCGGCGTTCGGAAGGAGGCGCGGTGTCCCAGTCGAGAGGGAGAG GGGAGTAATGGGCTCTACGGACTGCTACATCGTGCACGAGATCTACAACGGGGAGAACGCGCAGGACCAGTTTGAGTACGAGTTGGAGCAGGCCCTGGAGGCCCAGTACAAGTACATTGTCATCGAGCCTACGCGCATCGGCGACGAGACGGCGCGCTGGGTCGCGGTGGGGAACTGCCTGCACAAGTCGGCCGTGCTGGCCGGGGCGACCTGcctcctcacccccctctccttgCCGCCAGAGTACTCGCGCTACGTTGCCCTGCCGGCCGGCGCCCTCAGCGTAGCCTGCGCTGCCCTCTACGGGATCTCCTGGCAGTTCGACCCCTGCTGCAAGTACCAGGTGGAGTACGACAGCCACAAACTGTCCCGCCTCCCGCTGCACACGCTCACCTCCTCCACGCCCGTGGTGCTGGTGCGGAAGGACGACGTCCACAGAAAGAGACTCCACAACACGATAGCGCTGGCCGCCCTGGCCTACTGCGTCAAGAAGGTCTACGAACTTTACATCGTTTGa